One stretch of Pieris brassicae chromosome 8, ilPieBrab1.1, whole genome shotgun sequence DNA includes these proteins:
- the LOC123713225 gene encoding uncharacterized protein LOC123713225 produces MDFIPNNKVLKVKPDTLEHIREEINLGKPGEMKNAVNILKEWLQQQPHIKKKNFTDHFIETTMVTAKGSVEGAKKQIDRACTMRTMLPHFFGVTDFTKDFANVFDIGSAIVMPKLTEEHYRILVLKSKGTVTSSAQLLNFYRFGICLGEYMKAHDYVASYQCIFDIRLANVSDIIKNLNPMELRQIITIIVECYGLRIKGLHIVSNSKVVDTLIAILKTLLKPKIIQRLQHHKDCDSLIQLFGKEYLPEDLGGTEPSVKDLRETWGEVLRAPDFTEYIRDMDNAKTDESFRPKCKFNEEYAGMPGTFRVLSLD; encoded by the exons atggaTTTTATACCAAATAATAAAGTGTTAAAAGTAAAGCCAGACACATTGGAACACATACGAGAAGAAATCAATTTAGGGAAACCGGGAGAGATGAAGAATGctgttaatattttgaaagaatGGTTACAACAGCAACCccatattaaaaagaaaaatttca ctGATCATTTCATAGAGACAACGATGGTAACAGCAAAGGGATCTGTAGAAGGTGCAAAGAAGCAAATTGATAGAGCATGTACTATGAGGACTATGTTACCACACTTCTTTGGTGTCACCGATTTTACCAAAGACTTTGCGAATGTTTTCGATATTGG ATCAGCCATCGTAATGCCGAAGCTTACAGAAGAACATTACAGAATATTGGTGCTAAAAAGTAAAGGAACTGTCACGAGTTCCGCACAGTTGCTTAACTTTTACAGATTCGGAATATGT CTTGGAGAATACATGAAAGCACACGACTACGTTGCAAGTTATCAATGCATTTTTGATATACGCTTGGCAAATGTCtctgatattataaaaaatttgaatCCAATGGAGTTACgacaaattattacaattattgtc GAATGTTATGGATTACGAATAAAAGGACTTCACATTGTGTCAAACTCAAAGGTTGTGGATACTTTGATTGCAATTTTAAAAACGCTATTAAAACCGAAGATAATACAGCGGCTACAGCATCACAAAGATTGTGACAGTCTAATACAGCTTTTTGGAAAGGAGTATTTACCAGAAGATTTAGGCGGTACTGAGCCATCTGTAAAAGACTTGAGAG AGACATGGGGAGAAGTTCTGCGTGCACCAGATTTTACAGAGTATATTCGAGATATGGACAATGCCAAGACTGATGAAAGCTTCCGTccgaaatgtaaatttaatgagGAATATGCGGGAATGCCTGGAACTTTTAGAGTTTTAAGTTTAGATTAA
- the LOC123713144 gene encoding alpha-tocopherol transfer protein-like — MQSIQPGSTMEFIPKDRILELHPDTLYQVRKEINLEKPGEMKRAVNILKEWIKQQPHFIKKDFPDFYLETSIVGTKGSVERAKKQFDKVCTMKTLMPQFFDTYDVRKELAIDLRKSIYLAMLPKLTKEHYRVIVTKVVDVFEDSSTYTKYFKFCLHMAEYAKSHDYVGSFRMIADLTDCNLMDCISKINLLEIRQVMSIFMDGYGMKIKGIHFISQSKAIDALLTIFKQVLKPKIAARMHVHKTRIELHKIIEKDVLPSDFGGNERSMKELFDEWVDILSTDEHKEYIKHINSAGTDESLRSKDKFNEDCAGLPGTFRLLTVD; from the exons ATGCAAAGCATTCAACCTGGAAGCACTATGGAGTTCATACCGAAGGATAGAATATTGGAACTACATCCAGACACCTTATACCAG GTGCGCAAAGAAATCAACTTGGAGAAACCGGGTGAAATGAAACGTGCtgtgaatatattaaaagaatgGATAAAACAACAGccacattttataaaaaaagattttc ctgATTTTTACCTAGAAACATCAATAGTTGGCACAAAGGGGTCGGTCGAAAGAGCAAAGAAACAATTCGACAAAGTCTGTACGATGAAGACTCTAATGCCACAATTTTTTGATACTTATGATGTGAGAAAAGAACTCGCAATTGACCTAAGAAAATCCAT ATACTTGGCGATGTTACCAAAACTAACGAAAGAACACTACAGAGTAATTGTAACAAAGGTCGTTGATGTATTTGAAGATTCAAGCacttatactaaatattttaagttttgtcTTCAC atgGCCGAATATGCGAAAAGTCATGACTATGTGGGAAGTTTTAGAATGATAGCAGATCTAACAGACTGTAACCTCATGGATTGCATATCCAAGATCAATCTACTTGAAATACGACAAGTCATGTCAATATTTATG GATGGATACGGTATGAAAATCAAAGGAATCCACTTCATATCACAAAGTAAAGCAATAGATGCCCTCCTCACAATTTTCAAACAGGTCTTGAAGCCAAAAATCGCAGCTCGGATGCACGTCCACAAAACACGCATTGAATTACATAAAATCATAGAGAAGGATGTGTTACCATCAGACTTTGGCGGGAACGAACGATCTATGAAGGAGCTATttg ATGAGTGGGTGGATATTCTTTCAACGGATGAACATAAAGAatacattaaacatataaacagTGCTGGGACCGATGAATCCTTAAGATCGAAAGACAAATTTAATGAGGACTGCGCAGGATTGCCTGGAACTTTCAGATTATTAACTGTTGATTAA
- the LOC123713145 gene encoding alpha-tocopherol transfer protein-like, which produces MEKLPKSPLLEFNHRQVDLVRETFNYDVKKLNQDLDNFEDWIRKQNHFEVKEFDRDYLERFLIASKGSVEIAKKRFDKLCTLRTLMPEFLRNFDVNDEFSRVVKWNYYCVLPKPTNDNYRVIATTAHNPDAPDIDTLELYRFVISLMEYVLKYDYSAGFEVIFDTRMYTFGLVSKFNPIIMKKCVTIFLEAFGCRLKRVHVVSGSKLCDIVLSILKSVLSEKVVKRIVVHDTVETLQNYISKDILPVDLGGTAKCMKDICEAALEEMRKEEHVARLKFMETAGTDESKRLNQTFNEEYLGMPGSFKSLCVD; this is translated from the exons ATGGAGAAATTACCAAAAAGTCCATTACTAGAATTTAATCACAGACAAGTTGATCtagtacgagaaacattcaattacgatgtaaaaaaattaaatcaggATCTTGACAACTTTGAAGATTGGATAAGAAAGCAGAATCATTTTGAAGTAAAGGAATTTG ATCGAGATTACCTTGAACGATTTCTAATAGCAAGCAAAGGATCCGTGGAGATTGCTAAAAAACGGTTTGATAAATTGTGCACATTACGGACCCTGATGCCGGAGTTCTTAAGAAACTTTGACGTGAATGATGAGTTCTCTCGTGTTGTGAAATGGAA TTACTATTGCGTACTACCAAAGCCGACAAATGATAACTATCGAGTTATAGCAACTACAGCACATAATCCAGATGCCCCTGACATAGATACGCTTGAACTGTACAGATTTGTCATATCG ctGATGGAATATGTGCTTAAATATGACTACAGCGCTGGCTTTGAAGTGATCTTCGATACAAGAATGTATACGTTTGGTTTAGTATCCAAATTCAATCCAATCATAATGAAGAAATGTGTCACAATATTCCTG GAAGCATTTGGCTGTAGACTAAAACGTGTACATGTCGTAAGTGGTTCGAAGCTGTGCGATATTGTCTTATCCATTCTCAAGTCAGTCCTATCAGAGAAGGTAGTAAAACGTATTGTTGTGCACGATACCGTGGAAACTTTGCAAAATTACATTTCTAAAGACATTTTACCCGTTGACCTTGGTGGCACTGCGAAATGTATGAAGGATATTTGTG AGGCAGCCTTAGAAGAGATGCGCAAGGAGGAGCATGTAGCTCGTTTGAAATTCATGGAAACCGCAGGAACTGACGAATCTAAAAGGCTTAATCAGACCTTCAACGAGGAATATTTAGGAATGCCTGGCTCATTCAAATCATTGTGTGTAGATTAG